A genomic segment from Motilibacter aurantiacus encodes:
- the mmsB gene encoding multiple monosaccharide ABC transporter permease — translation MSSALTKDVRPSEPSAGAPAGPSLKQYLSSNVREYGMVAALLIIVLLFQILTDGRLLAPNNVASLIGQNAYVFILTIGMVMVIVAGHIDLSVGSVVAFIGGLCALMMSDWDIPWVLAVVASVAIGALVGVWHGFWIAYVGIPAFIVTLGGMLIFRGLAIVLVGTTVAGLPNDFIQISNGSIPNWLGFAGNLDVVTVVIGLVAIAGLVGSQVRARVALTREGLTTEPAGAFLAKIVVIAAIIGFVTWQLANSTGGTPYVLIIVGILVVLYTFIMGKTVFGRHIYAMGGNLQSAKLSGVDTKRVNFMIFVNMGLLAGIAAVVTTSRAGAGVAAAGQNYELDAIAAAFIGGTAVAGGIGKISGAIIGALIMGVLNIGLSIMSVDAAWQQTIKGLVLIAAVAFDILNKRRAG, via the coding sequence GTGAGCAGCGCCCTCACCAAGGACGTGCGGCCCAGTGAGCCGAGCGCGGGCGCGCCGGCCGGGCCCTCGCTGAAGCAGTACCTCAGCAGCAACGTCCGTGAGTACGGCATGGTGGCGGCGCTGCTGATCATCGTCCTGCTCTTCCAGATCCTCACCGACGGCCGGCTGCTCGCGCCGAACAACGTCGCCAGCCTCATCGGCCAGAACGCGTACGTCTTCATCTTGACCATCGGCATGGTCATGGTGATCGTCGCGGGCCACATCGACCTGTCGGTCGGCTCGGTCGTCGCGTTCATCGGCGGGCTCTGTGCCCTGATGATGAGCGACTGGGACATACCGTGGGTGCTGGCGGTCGTCGCCTCGGTCGCGATCGGCGCGCTCGTCGGCGTCTGGCACGGCTTCTGGATCGCGTACGTCGGCATCCCCGCCTTCATCGTGACCCTCGGCGGCATGCTCATCTTCCGTGGCCTGGCCATCGTGCTCGTCGGCACGACCGTGGCCGGCCTGCCGAACGACTTCATCCAGATCAGCAACGGGTCGATCCCGAACTGGCTCGGCTTCGCCGGCAACCTCGACGTCGTCACGGTCGTCATCGGCCTGGTCGCGATCGCCGGCCTCGTCGGCTCGCAGGTCCGCGCGCGCGTCGCGCTGACCCGTGAGGGCCTGACCACCGAGCCCGCGGGCGCGTTCCTCGCCAAGATCGTCGTCATCGCGGCGATCATCGGCTTCGTCACCTGGCAGCTGGCCAACAGCACCGGCGGCACGCCGTACGTCCTCATCATCGTCGGCATCCTCGTCGTGCTCTACACGTTCATCATGGGCAAGACCGTCTTCGGCCGGCACATCTACGCGATGGGCGGCAACCTGCAGTCGGCGAAGCTCTCCGGCGTCGACACCAAGCGCGTCAACTTCATGATCTTCGTGAACATGGGGCTGCTCGCCGGTATCGCCGCGGTCGTCACCACCTCCCGTGCGGGTGCCGGTGTCGCGGCAGCCGGTCAGAACTACGAGCTCGACGCCATCGCGGCCGCCTTCATCGGCGGCACCGCGGTCGCGGGCGGTATCGGCAAGATCTCCGGCGCGATCATCGGCGCGCTCATCATGGGCGTGCTCAACATCGGCCTGTCCATCATGAGCGTCGACGCCGCCTGGCAGCAGACCATCAAGGGCCTCGTGCTCATCGCCGCCGTCGCCTTCGACATCCTCAACAAGCGGCGCGCGGG
- the mmsA gene encoding multiple monosaccharide ABC transporter ATP-binding protein, with protein sequence MAASDHTILEMRGITKTFPGVKALQDVTLAVRRGEVHAICGENGAGKSTLMKVLSGVYPAGSYEGEIYFDGKLCEFKSTRDSEQLGIVIIHQELALSPYLSIAENIFLGNEKAKRGVIDWTATNRDASQLMARVGLTESPDTKIQDIGVGKQQLVEIAKALSKQVKLLILDEPTAALNDEDSAHLLDLLRHLQGQGITSIIISHKLNEIKAIADSTTIIRDGQTVETLEMRGAEPVSEDRIIRGMVGRDLSNRYPEHTPKIGEELFRIEDWTVHHPIDRHRVVVDSAALSVRAGEIVGIAGLMGAGRTELAMSIFGRSYGSDISGRLFLKGTQVTPPRNVKDAIRLGLAYATEDRKRYGLNLIEDIKTNIASSALGKLSRWGVVDEGREVKTAQGYRKDMNIKAPSVDVLTGKLSGGNQQKVVLSKWIFSDPDVLILDEPTRGIDVGAKYEIYQIINALADLGKAVIVISSELPELLGICDRVYAMSQGRITGQLPRGEASQESLMRYMTMEKEGASA encoded by the coding sequence ATGGCTGCTTCCGACCACACGATTCTCGAGATGCGCGGGATCACCAAGACGTTCCCGGGCGTCAAGGCACTGCAAGACGTCACGCTGGCGGTTCGTCGCGGCGAGGTCCACGCGATCTGCGGGGAGAACGGCGCGGGCAAGTCGACGCTGATGAAGGTCCTCTCGGGCGTCTACCCCGCCGGGTCGTACGAGGGCGAGATCTACTTCGACGGGAAGCTCTGCGAGTTCAAGAGCACCCGCGACAGCGAGCAGCTCGGGATCGTCATCATCCACCAGGAGCTGGCGCTCAGCCCCTACCTCTCCATCGCGGAGAACATCTTCCTCGGCAACGAGAAGGCCAAGCGCGGCGTCATCGACTGGACCGCGACGAACCGCGACGCGTCCCAGCTCATGGCCCGGGTCGGCCTGACCGAGAGCCCGGACACCAAGATCCAGGACATCGGCGTCGGGAAGCAGCAGCTCGTCGAGATCGCGAAGGCCCTGTCCAAGCAGGTGAAGCTGCTGATCCTCGACGAGCCCACCGCGGCGCTCAACGACGAGGACAGCGCGCACCTGCTGGACCTGCTGCGCCATCTGCAGGGGCAGGGCATCACCTCGATCATCATTTCGCACAAGCTCAACGAGATCAAAGCGATCGCGGACTCGACCACGATCATCCGCGACGGGCAGACGGTCGAGACCCTCGAGATGCGCGGCGCCGAGCCGGTGAGCGAGGACCGCATCATCCGCGGCATGGTCGGGCGTGACCTGTCCAACCGCTACCCGGAGCACACGCCGAAGATCGGTGAAGAGCTCTTCCGCATCGAGGACTGGACCGTCCACCACCCGATCGACCGGCACCGGGTCGTCGTCGACTCCGCTGCCCTGTCGGTCCGGGCGGGCGAGATCGTCGGCATCGCGGGGCTCATGGGTGCCGGGCGCACCGAGCTCGCGATGAGCATCTTCGGCCGCAGCTACGGCTCGGACATCTCCGGCCGGCTGTTCCTCAAGGGCACGCAGGTGACGCCGCCGCGCAACGTCAAGGACGCGATCAGGCTCGGGCTCGCGTACGCCACGGAGGACCGCAAGCGTTACGGGCTCAACCTCATCGAGGACATCAAGACCAACATCGCCAGCTCTGCGCTCGGCAAGCTGTCCCGCTGGGGCGTGGTCGACGAGGGGCGCGAGGTCAAGACCGCGCAGGGCTACCGCAAGGACATGAACATCAAGGCGCCCAGCGTCGACGTCCTGACGGGCAAGCTCTCGGGCGGGAACCAGCAGAAGGTCGTCCTGAGCAAGTGGATCTTCAGTGACCCGGACGTGCTGATCCTGGACGAGCCCACGCGCGGCATCGACGTCGGCGCCAAGTACGAGATCTACCAGATCATCAACGCGCTGGCGGACCTGGGCAAGGCCGTCATCGTCATCTCCTCCGAGCTGCCCGAGCTGCTCGGCATCTGCGACCGCGTCTACGCGATGAGCCAGGGCCGGATCACCGGCCAACTACCCCGCGGTGAGGCCTCCCAGGAGTCCCTCATGCGCTACATGACGATGGAGAAGGAAGGTGCGTCGGCGTGA
- the chvE gene encoding multiple monosaccharide ABC transporter substrate-binding protein, whose translation MSTKKRLLATVSVALLAGGLTACSSERSSDEGASASASGGAGGGLIGVSMPTRSLERWNKDGARLTEQLKTMGYETTLQYADNKVDQQITQIENVINQNPKVLVVAAIDGTALGPVLQKAAAQNIKVIAYDRLINDTDSVDYYATFDNYKVGQLQGQYIVDQLKLDTASGPFNLEPFAGSPDDNNAKFFFSGAWDVLKPYIDSGKLVVPSGKAPKNNDAWASIGIQGWQSSTAQSEMETRLNSFYTGGKKVDVVLSPNDSLALGIEQALDGAGYTEADWPLVTGQDADQANVKNMLAGKQSMTVWKDTRTLGDQVAKMVDQVVKGETVDVNDTETYDNGNKVVPTYQLPPQVVTADSVQTDLVETGFYSASDLGL comes from the coding sequence ATGTCGACCAAGAAGAGGCTCCTCGCGACCGTCAGCGTCGCGCTGCTGGCCGGCGGGCTGACCGCGTGCAGCAGCGAGCGTTCGTCCGACGAGGGCGCCAGCGCCAGTGCGAGCGGGGGCGCCGGTGGCGGCCTCATCGGCGTCTCGATGCCGACTCGCAGCCTGGAGCGCTGGAACAAGGACGGCGCGCGCCTCACCGAGCAGCTCAAGACGATGGGCTACGAGACCACGCTGCAGTACGCCGACAACAAGGTGGACCAGCAGATCACGCAGATCGAGAACGTGATCAACCAGAACCCCAAGGTTCTCGTGGTCGCCGCCATCGACGGCACCGCGCTCGGCCCGGTGCTGCAGAAGGCCGCCGCGCAGAACATCAAGGTCATCGCGTACGACCGGCTGATCAACGACACGGACAGCGTCGACTACTACGCGACGTTCGACAACTACAAGGTCGGCCAGCTGCAGGGCCAGTACATCGTCGACCAGCTCAAGCTGGACACGGCCTCCGGCCCGTTCAACCTCGAGCCCTTCGCCGGCTCGCCGGACGACAACAACGCCAAGTTCTTCTTCTCCGGCGCGTGGGACGTCCTCAAGCCCTACATCGACAGCGGCAAGCTCGTCGTCCCGTCGGGCAAGGCGCCCAAGAACAACGACGCCTGGGCCAGCATCGGCATCCAGGGCTGGCAGTCCTCCACTGCGCAGTCGGAGATGGAGACCCGGCTCAACTCCTTCTACACGGGTGGCAAGAAGGTCGACGTCGTCCTGTCGCCGAACGACTCGCTCGCGCTCGGCATCGAGCAGGCCCTCGACGGCGCCGGCTACACCGAGGCCGACTGGCCGCTCGTCACCGGTCAGGACGCGGACCAGGCGAACGTGAAGAACATGCTCGCCGGCAAGCAGTCCATGACGGTCTGGAAGGACACCCGGACCCTGGGCGACCAGGTCGCCAAGATGGTCGACCAGGTCGTCAAGGGCGAGACCGTCGACGTGAACGACACCGAGACCTACGACAACGGCAACAAGGTCGTCCCGACCTACCAGCTGCCGCCGCAGGTCGTCACGGCCGACTCGGTCCAGACGGACCTGGTCGAGACCGGCTTCTACAGCGCCTCGGACCTCGGCCTCTAA
- a CDS encoding glycoside hydrolase family 3 C-terminal domain-containing protein, giving the protein MARRSVPLTLALGLTVTGLAPAALAGPGQQALAAQVSDQRPIYLDTAYSPQERAADLVSRMTLAEKASQMNSSVSPAIPRLGIAQYGWWNEALHGVAREQLVDNQNATVLNNTTSYPLSLSLGSTWDPALQYTEATAISDEAREVVKDNKFDLDFYSPTINLARDPRWGRTDESFSEDPLLTTKMANQFVNGMEGKTPEGKLPAAANGYYKTLTTIKHYAANNSEYNRLGGDSVMSDRDLREYYTKQFRDVIKDTQPGSIMSSYNKVNGVPAAASTYLIDNLARQTFGFQGYFTSDCDAIWTIQQRNGGRYPTWIPQGYDHVPNQYERHALASAAGEDLDCNTGYHDAWSYANTIPTAVAQKIKTQNDTFNENDVDLNVLRLFTARISLGEFDAETAVPWIQQARQRLAKGTWVNSDANDAVTQTPERLALARKVGAESIVLLENDTAANGSTLLPLKVPASGAYKVAVIGWYGNPPKDQTYLGGYSADFTAAGQRNIVSGYEGLKSAIEAMNPGATVDYLKGTESQRGALVPADVAATAGYDAVVVYVGNDHTDAAEDKDRTTLTLPGSQEALINQVAAVNPNTIVYMETIGQVNVESFKDKVPAMLWSSFNAQRRGEALADVVLGTVTPGAHLPFTWYRSEAQLPPIGDYDLHANATSQGRTYMYFTGTPTYPFGYGLSYTSFELSKLRLNKTSVDANDTIRVRAEVENTGATAGAQVAQLYVTTPDAPAAKQRPIKRLVAFEKVALAPGESTHVNFDVKVRDLAFYDEAAGKWVVDTGRYGFELASSATDVVQTRYVTVSGALDAVPSVVTAKPVVAGADEAADIAQRLVFPVGATVDPQLTVSLSDDRLFGYILKGRSTALPAGMTVKISSNRSNVVRVDSTDTIRAVKPGAATITAQVSYNGEKASGSFVVYVK; this is encoded by the coding sequence ATGGCACGACGCTCGGTGCCCCTCACGCTGGCCCTCGGGCTCACCGTGACGGGCCTGGCCCCCGCCGCCCTGGCGGGGCCCGGTCAGCAGGCGCTGGCCGCCCAGGTCTCGGATCAGCGCCCCATCTACCTCGACACGGCGTACTCCCCGCAGGAGCGCGCCGCCGACCTGGTGTCCCGCATGACGCTCGCCGAGAAGGCGAGCCAGATGAACAGCAGCGTCTCCCCCGCCATCCCCCGGCTGGGCATCGCCCAGTACGGCTGGTGGAACGAGGCGCTGCACGGCGTCGCGCGCGAGCAGCTGGTCGACAACCAGAACGCGACCGTCCTCAACAACACCACGTCGTACCCGCTGAGCCTGTCCCTCGGCTCGACGTGGGACCCGGCCCTGCAGTACACGGAGGCGACCGCGATCTCCGACGAGGCGCGCGAGGTCGTCAAGGACAACAAGTTCGACCTCGACTTCTACTCGCCCACCATCAACCTCGCGCGTGACCCGCGCTGGGGCCGGACGGACGAGTCGTTCAGCGAGGACCCGCTGCTGACGACCAAGATGGCCAACCAGTTCGTCAACGGCATGGAGGGCAAGACCCCGGAGGGCAAGCTGCCGGCCGCGGCCAACGGCTACTACAAGACCCTCACCACGATCAAGCACTACGCCGCGAACAACAGCGAGTACAACCGCCTCGGCGGTGACTCGGTGATGTCCGACCGCGACCTGCGCGAGTACTACACGAAGCAGTTCCGCGACGTCATCAAGGACACGCAGCCCGGCTCGATCATGAGCTCGTACAACAAGGTCAACGGCGTCCCGGCGGCGGCGAGCACGTACCTGATCGACAACCTGGCCCGCCAGACCTTCGGCTTCCAGGGCTACTTCACCTCCGACTGCGACGCCATCTGGACGATCCAGCAGCGCAACGGCGGCCGTTACCCGACGTGGATCCCGCAGGGCTACGACCACGTCCCGAACCAGTACGAGCGCCACGCCCTGGCGAGCGCCGCGGGTGAGGACCTGGACTGCAACACCGGCTACCACGACGCGTGGAGCTACGCCAACACGATCCCCACCGCCGTGGCGCAGAAGATCAAGACCCAGAACGACACGTTCAACGAGAACGACGTCGACCTGAACGTCCTGCGCCTCTTCACGGCGCGCATCTCTCTCGGGGAGTTCGACGCCGAGACGGCGGTGCCGTGGATCCAGCAGGCGCGGCAGCGTCTCGCGAAGGGCACCTGGGTCAACAGCGACGCGAACGACGCAGTGACGCAGACCCCCGAGCGGCTCGCCCTGGCCCGCAAGGTCGGCGCCGAGAGCATCGTGCTGCTCGAGAACGACACCGCCGCGAACGGCAGCACGCTGCTTCCGCTGAAGGTTCCCGCCTCCGGCGCGTACAAGGTCGCCGTCATCGGCTGGTACGGCAACCCGCCGAAGGACCAGACCTACCTGGGCGGCTACTCCGCCGACTTCACCGCGGCCGGCCAGCGCAACATCGTGAGCGGCTACGAGGGCCTCAAGTCCGCCATCGAGGCGATGAACCCCGGCGCCACGGTGGACTACCTCAAGGGCACCGAGAGCCAGCGCGGCGCGCTCGTCCCCGCCGACGTGGCCGCCACCGCCGGCTACGACGCGGTCGTGGTCTACGTGGGCAACGACCACACCGACGCGGCCGAGGACAAGGACCGCACGACGCTGACCCTGCCGGGGTCGCAGGAGGCCCTGATCAACCAGGTCGCGGCGGTCAACCCGAACACGATCGTCTACATGGAGACGATCGGCCAGGTGAACGTCGAGAGCTTCAAGGACAAGGTCCCGGCGATGCTGTGGAGCTCGTTCAACGCACAGCGTCGCGGCGAGGCCCTCGCGGACGTCGTGCTCGGCACGGTCACCCCCGGCGCGCACCTGCCGTTCACCTGGTACCGGAGCGAGGCGCAGCTGCCGCCTATCGGCGACTACGACCTGCACGCGAACGCCACCTCGCAGGGCCGGACGTACATGTACTTCACCGGCACGCCGACGTACCCCTTCGGCTACGGCCTGAGCTACACCAGCTTCGAGCTGTCCAAGCTCCGGCTGAACAAGACGTCGGTCGACGCCAACGACACGATTCGCGTCCGCGCCGAGGTCGAGAACACCGGTGCGACCGCCGGCGCGCAGGTCGCCCAGCTGTACGTGACCACTCCCGACGCCCCGGCCGCGAAGCAGCGCCCGATCAAGCGCCTGGTCGCGTTCGAGAAGGTGGCCCTCGCCCCCGGCGAGAGCACGCACGTCAACTTCGACGTCAAGGTCCGCGACCTCGCCTTCTACGACGAGGCCGCCGGCAAGTGGGTCGTCGACACCGGCCGCTACGGCTTCGAGCTGGCGAGCTCCGCCACCGACGTGGTGCAGACGCGGTACGTCACGGTCTCCGGCGCCCTGGACGCGGTCCCGTCCGTCGTCACGGCCAAGCCGGTCGTGGCGGGGGCCGACGAGGCCGCTGACATCGCCCAGCGCCTCGTCTTCCCGGTCGGCGCCACCGTCGACCCGCAGCTGACGGTCTCGCTCAGCGACGACCGCCTCTTCGGCTACATCCTCAAGGGCAGGAGCACGGCTCTGCCGGCGGGCATGACGGTGAAGATCAGCAGCAACCGCAGCAACGTGGTCAGGGTCGACTCGACCGACACCATCCGCGCGGTGAAGCCCGGCGCCGCGACGATCACGGCGCAGGTCAGCTACAACGGCGAGAAGGCGAGCGGGAGCTTCGTCGTCTACGTGAAGTAG
- a CDS encoding acetate/propionate family kinase, giving the protein MNDLAPLLVVNAGSSSLKLSLLDERDEIVAESGLERWEGARDTAGIETFLAGLATAPVAVAHRFVHGGTRTDAARIDEAEEQRLTGLTALAPLHQPRSLAGVSAVRRALPDTPTYACFDTAFHATLPVAAHTYALPAQWRERWGLRRYGFHGLSHAYASRRAAQLLGRPVEQLRLVTCHLGSGSSLCAVRDGRSVDTTMGFTPSEGLVMRTRSGSVDPGLMLWLLQEGGLSVDRLAAGIERGGGLAGLSGTSGDTRDIAAAAAAGDESARLALEVWNHRLRRELGAMLASAWGADAVVLTGGIGEHAPGLVDLGQLEALGIRVDPDAVAQGRGDRDVSAGGATVRTLVVGAREDIEMARSVRAAAGEAAPGADAEERHTPPGV; this is encoded by the coding sequence GTGAACGACCTCGCCCCGCTGCTCGTCGTCAACGCCGGCTCGAGCAGCCTGAAGCTGTCCCTCCTCGACGAGCGCGACGAGATCGTCGCCGAGTCCGGCCTCGAGCGCTGGGAGGGGGCGCGCGACACCGCCGGCATCGAGACCTTCCTCGCCGGGCTGGCCACGGCTCCGGTGGCCGTGGCGCACCGGTTCGTCCACGGCGGCACCCGCACCGACGCCGCCCGCATCGACGAGGCCGAGGAGCAGCGCCTGACCGGGCTGACAGCGCTGGCCCCGCTGCACCAGCCGCGCTCGCTGGCCGGGGTGAGCGCGGTCCGCCGGGCGCTGCCCGACACCCCGACGTACGCCTGCTTCGACACGGCGTTCCACGCGACGCTGCCCGTCGCCGCGCACACCTACGCCCTGCCCGCGCAGTGGCGGGAGCGCTGGGGGCTGCGGCGCTACGGCTTCCACGGCCTGTCGCACGCGTACGCCTCCCGCCGCGCCGCCCAGCTGCTCGGGCGCCCTGTGGAGCAGCTGCGGCTCGTGACCTGCCACCTGGGCTCGGGCTCGTCGCTGTGCGCCGTGCGGGACGGCCGGTCGGTCGACACGACGATGGGCTTCACCCCCTCCGAGGGCCTGGTGATGCGCACCCGCAGCGGCTCGGTCGACCCGGGCCTGATGCTGTGGCTGCTGCAGGAGGGCGGGCTCTCGGTCGACCGGCTGGCGGCCGGGATCGAGCGCGGGGGCGGGCTGGCCGGGCTGAGCGGCACGAGCGGCGACACGCGGGACATAGCGGCGGCGGCCGCGGCGGGGGACGAGAGCGCCCGGCTGGCGCTCGAGGTGTGGAACCACCGGCTGCGCCGGGAGCTCGGCGCGATGCTCGCCTCGGCCTGGGGGGCCGACGCCGTGGTGCTCACCGGCGGCATCGGCGAGCACGCGCCCGGGCTGGTCGACCTCGGGCAGCTGGAGGCGCTCGGCATCCGGGTCGACCCCGACGCGGTGGCGCAGGGGCGCGGCGACCGGGACGTCAGCGCTGGCGGCGCCACCGTGCGGACGCTCGTCGTCGGCGCCCGGGAGGACATCGAGATGGCCCGGTCCGTGCGGGCGGCGGCCGGGGAAGCCGCACCGGGCGCGGACGCGGAAGAGCGCCACACCCCGCCTGGGGTGTGA
- a CDS encoding helix-turn-helix transcriptional regulator: protein MAEPGTRDADADGVRGGSPLPPDSWGALLDEVAAGRLSLTLESPNGGRVALLAADELTRLQGAARTGTNGTVRLTGRELEILSLLAAGSTGTGAAARLGLAPNTVAQHLVAARRKLGVRTSAAAVDAARRAGLLP from the coding sequence ATGGCTGAGCCCGGCACGCGCGACGCCGACGCGGACGGGGTGCGCGGGGGCTCCCCGCTGCCGCCGGACAGCTGGGGCGCGCTCCTCGACGAGGTTGCCGCCGGCCGGCTCAGCCTCACGCTGGAGAGCCCGAACGGCGGCCGCGTCGCGCTGCTCGCCGCCGACGAGCTCACCCGCCTGCAGGGCGCCGCCCGCACCGGGACCAACGGCACCGTCCGCCTGACCGGCCGCGAGCTCGAGATCCTCTCGCTGCTCGCCGCGGGCTCCACCGGGACCGGCGCCGCCGCGCGGCTCGGCCTCGCCCCGAACACCGTCGCCCAGCACCTCGTCGCGGCCCGGCGCAAGCTGGGCGTGCGCACGAGCGCGGCCGCGGTCGACGCGGCCCGCCGGGCCGGCCTGCTGCCCTGA
- a CDS encoding response regulator, with the protein MKILIADDSKVMRQIVTRTLRQAGFSGHDLVEAVDGADAFSKVQSEEPDLVLSDWNMPNMTGIELLDRLRASGSTVSFGFVTSEGSPEMRERAANSGALFLIAKPFTPEAFREALEPVLD; encoded by the coding sequence ATGAAGATCCTCATCGCCGACGACAGCAAGGTGATGCGGCAGATCGTCACCCGCACGCTGCGCCAGGCCGGCTTCTCCGGCCACGACCTCGTCGAGGCCGTCGACGGCGCCGACGCGTTCAGCAAGGTCCAGAGCGAGGAGCCGGACCTGGTCCTCAGCGACTGGAACATGCCGAACATGACCGGCATCGAGCTGCTCGACCGGCTGCGCGCCAGCGGCTCGACCGTGAGCTTCGGGTTCGTCACCTCCGAGGGCTCGCCCGAGATGCGCGAGCGGGCGGCCAACTCCGGCGCGCTCTTCCTCATCGCCAAGCCCTTCACGCCCGAGGCCTTCCGGGAGGCCCTCGAGCCGGTGCTCGACTAG
- a CDS encoding chemotaxis protein CheX, with protein sequence MTATLAVDDLLAIAGDLWTSYLGSEPTPSIPGVGDPAEVTASVSIAGEWNGVVVISMSARTAQDVGSALLQMDPAGLEPGDVDDAVGELVNIVGGNVKSVLPGPSSLSLPVVAHGTAHVASRGAEIVAQAALEWLGQHVEITVWSSTSTEGATS encoded by the coding sequence ATGACCGCCACCCTTGCCGTCGACGACCTGCTCGCCATCGCCGGCGACCTCTGGACGTCCTACCTCGGCTCGGAGCCGACGCCGTCGATCCCCGGGGTCGGCGACCCTGCGGAGGTGACCGCGAGCGTCTCCATCGCCGGCGAGTGGAACGGCGTCGTCGTCATCTCGATGAGCGCGCGGACCGCGCAGGACGTTGGAAGCGCGCTTCTGCAGATGGACCCTGCGGGCCTCGAGCCGGGGGACGTCGACGACGCCGTCGGCGAGCTTGTGAACATCGTCGGGGGGAACGTGAAGAGCGTGCTGCCCGGACCCAGCTCGCTGTCGCTCCCCGTCGTCGCCCACGGCACCGCGCACGTCGCCAGCCGCGGCGCAGAGATCGTCGCCCAGGCCGCGCTCGAGTGGCTGGGCCAGCACGTCGAGATCACCGTCTGGTCCTCGACCTCCACGGAAGGAGCCACGTCATGA
- a CDS encoding response regulator: MRALVIDDSRAMRTILGRILVGQGFTVSEAGNGQEALDTLDALHAEGDTPVLCLVDWNMPVMDGLTFIKQVGKRDEYRNVTLMMVTTESEHGNIVRALAAGAHEYVIKPFTADAIADKLALLGLVSAEVTA, encoded by the coding sequence ATGCGCGCTCTCGTCATTGACGACTCGCGGGCCATGCGGACGATCCTTGGCCGCATTCTCGTCGGGCAGGGATTCACCGTCTCCGAGGCCGGCAACGGCCAGGAGGCGCTCGACACGTTGGACGCCCTGCACGCGGAGGGCGACACCCCTGTCCTTTGCCTCGTCGACTGGAACATGCCGGTGATGGACGGGCTCACGTTCATCAAGCAGGTCGGCAAGCGCGACGAGTACCGCAACGTCACCCTCATGATGGTCACGACGGAGAGCGAGCACGGCAACATCGTGCGCGCGCTCGCCGCCGGGGCGCACGAGTACGTGATCAAGCCGTTCACGGCCGACGCGATCGCCGACAAGCTCGCGTTGCTCGGCCTCGTCAGCGCGGAGGTGACCGCATGA
- a CDS encoding CheR family methyltransferase, which yields MSTLATTAFDFVRELVYREAAIVLEPGKEYLVEARLTPLARAAGKPNVSAYVDGLRASRDPREQAKIVDALTTNETSWFRDGAPFRAVSDHIVPEILRSGRPDRVLRIWSAASSSGQEAYTVAMSIQDKVRAAGWRFEILGTDISEEMLARARAGRYSQLEVNRGLPAPLLVKHFTRRGTEWEVSPELKANIKFQRLNLAAPFPVMPQFDIVLLRNVLIYFDTATKRSILRRVAGTLKPSGCLLLGGAETTLGVDDSWERVLVAGAPVHRPAKFIGSKGA from the coding sequence ATGAGCACACTCGCGACGACCGCGTTCGACTTCGTCCGCGAGCTCGTCTACCGCGAGGCGGCGATCGTCCTCGAGCCCGGCAAGGAGTACCTCGTCGAGGCGCGGCTGACCCCGCTCGCCCGCGCGGCCGGCAAGCCCAACGTCAGTGCGTACGTCGACGGGCTGCGAGCCTCGCGCGACCCGCGTGAGCAGGCGAAGATCGTCGACGCCCTCACCACCAACGAGACCTCGTGGTTCCGGGACGGCGCGCCGTTCCGGGCGGTGTCGGACCACATCGTGCCCGAGATCCTGCGCAGCGGGCGCCCCGACCGGGTGCTGCGCATCTGGTCGGCCGCCTCCTCCAGCGGCCAGGAGGCGTACACGGTCGCGATGAGCATCCAGGACAAGGTGCGGGCCGCGGGCTGGCGCTTCGAGATCCTCGGGACCGACATCTCCGAGGAGATGCTCGCGCGGGCGCGGGCCGGGCGCTATTCCCAGCTCGAGGTCAACCGCGGGCTCCCCGCGCCGCTTCTCGTGAAGCACTTCACGCGCAGGGGCACCGAATGGGAGGTGTCGCCGGAGCTCAAGGCCAACATCAAATTCCAGCGGCTCAACCTCGCGGCGCCGTTCCCGGTGATGCCGCAATTCGACATCGTCCTGCTGCGCAACGTCCTGATCTACTTCGACACGGCGACCAAGCGTTCGATCCTGCGACGGGTCGCCGGAACTCTCAAGCCGAGCGGATGCCTGCTGCTCGGGGGAGCCGAGACCACTCTCGGTGTCGATGACTCGTGGGAGCGGGTCCTCGTCGCCGGCGCACCCGTCCATCGACCGGCAAAATTCATCGGAAGTAAAGGAGCCTGA